A genomic segment from Gossypium hirsutum isolate 1008001.06 chromosome D04, Gossypium_hirsutum_v2.1, whole genome shotgun sequence encodes:
- the LOC107898939 gene encoding uncharacterized protein → MATLAAVAARRAATLARTPLPSQPASLIPRRGLAGAADHHGPPKVNFWQDPMSPSKWKEEHFVIVSLTGWGLLFFSGYKFFTKGKGKKEENAVEATH, encoded by the exons ATGGCTACTTTGGCGGCGGTTGCAGCTCGTAGAGCAGCTACTCTAGCTCGAACACCCCTTCCATCTCAACCCGCTTCTCTCATTCCTCGCCGTGGTCTTGCCGGCGCCGCAG ATCACCATGGACCTCCAAAGGTTAATTTTTGGCAAGACCCAATGAGCCCATCTAAATGGAAGGAAGAACAT TTTGTTATCGTCTCTTTAACTGGTTGGGGTCTGCTTTTCTTTAGTGGATACAAGTTCTTCACTAAAGGCAAAGGCAAAAAGGAAGAG